The following are encoded in a window of Rosa chinensis cultivar Old Blush chromosome 4, RchiOBHm-V2, whole genome shotgun sequence genomic DNA:
- the LOC112201154 gene encoding cell wall protein RBR3 isoform X2, with amino-acid sequence MDNEDDTKSSTKSSTKSSSKDAEDTSKTSTKPLSKGTDSDAEDASKTSTKSSTKPSSKGVGSDNEDASKTSTKSSTKPSTKGADSDAADASKTSTKSSTKPSSKGADLDAEEASKTSTKSSTKPPSKGAASDAEDATKTSTKSSTKPLSKGAALDAENASKTSTKSSTKPSSKSADSEVEDASKASTKSSTKPSSKGADSDNEDASKTSTKSSTKPSSKGAGSDNEDGQTKTSTKSSTKPSSKGTGSDDEAKTSTKSSTKPSSQGAKDAAKSTAKSSSGGGGKESDKVEISERKSGKSSGGAHSENKEEVPSTKEIMSSAKLVASAAQGENVEKAELAGAASNLLGAANHYGKLEQSGFGKYLDKAEDMLRKMAKKSDSESDTGDDKTKKSGVGDSKTKKSGAGDSKTKKSGASDGEGDEDKPKKKSEKKPAAKNDEEEGGGGGFGDILKMAKAPCMAPNKVE; translated from the exons ATGGATAACGAAGACGATACTAAGTCGTCCACAAAATCATCCACAAAATCATCATCTAAAGATGCTGAAGACACTTCCAAGACATCTACAAAGCCATTATCCAAAGGCACTGATTCGGATGCTGAAGACGCATCCAAGACGTCTACAAAGTCATCGACAAAACCATCATCCAAAGGTGTTGGTTCAGATAATGAAGACGCATCCAAGACCTCTACAAAGTCATCGACAAAGCCGTCAACCAAAGGTGCCGATTCGGATGCTGCAGACGCATCCAAGACCTCTACAAAGTCATCAACAAAACCGTCATCCAAAGGTGCCGATTTAGATGCTGAAGAAGCATCTAAGACGTCTACAAAGTCATCGACAAAACCACCATCCAAAGGTGCTGCTTCGGATGCTGAAGACGCAACCAAGACATCTACAAAGTCATCGACAAAACCATTATCCAAAGGTGCCGCTTTGGATGCTGAAAACGCATCCAAGACCTCTACAAAGTCATCGACAAAGCCGTCATCCAAAAGTGCCGATTCGGAAGTTGAAGACGCATCCAAGGCGTCTACAAAGTCATCGACAAAACCATCATCCAAAGGTGCTGATTCAGATAATGAAGACGCATCCAAGACGTCTACAAAGTCATCGACAAAGCCATCATCCAAAGGTGCTGGTTCGGATAATGAAGATGGTCAAACCAAGACGTCCACAAAGTCATCGACAAAGCCATCATCCAAAGGTACTGGTTCGGATGATGAAGCCAAGACATCCACAAAGTCATCAACAAAGCCGTCATCTCAGGGTGCTAAAGATGCCGCAAAGTCAACAGCAAAGTCGTCATCCGGCGGTGGTGGTAAGGAGTCAGACAAAGTCGAAATCAGCGAGAGAAAATCAGGCAAGTCCTCAGGAGGGGCCCACTCTGAGAATAAGGAAGAGGTGCCATCGACTAAAGAGATCATGAGCAGCGCGAAGTTGGTGGCGTCGGCAGCGCAGGGGGAGAATGTGGAGAAGGCCGAGTTAGCGGGGGCTGCGAGCAACCTTCTCGGCGCGGCCAATCACTACGGCAAGCTTGAGCAATCGGGGTTTGGCAAGTATTTGGATAAGGCTGAGGATATGCTCcgtaagatggccaagaagtcTGATTCTGAGTCCGACACTGGTGACGATAAGACTAAGAAGtctggtgttggtgacagtaagACTAAGAAGTCTGGCGCCGGTGACAGTAAGACTAAGAAGTCCGGTGCTAGTGACGGTGAAGGTGATGAGGACAAgccgaaaaaaaaatcagagaagaAGCCAGCTGCCAAAAATGATGAGGAagaaggtggtggtggtgggtttggagatATCTTGAAGATGGCTAAAG cccCCTGCATGGCTCCCAACAAAGTCGAGTGA
- the LOC112201154 gene encoding nucleolar protein dao-5 isoform X1 has product MDNEDDTKSSTKSSTKSSSKDAEDTSKTSTKPLSKGTDSDAEDASKTSTKSSTKPSSKGVGSDNEDASKTSTKSSTKPSTKGADSDAADASKTSTKSSTKPSSKGADLDAEEASKTSTKSSTKPPSKGAASDAEDATKTSTKSSTKPLSKGAALDAENASKTSTKSSTKPSSKSADSEVEDASKASTKSSTKPSSKGADSDNEDASKTSTKSSTKPSSKGAGSDNEDGQTKTSTKSSTKPSSKGTGSDDEAKTSTKSSTKPSSQGAKDAAKSTAKSSSGGGGKESDKVEISERKSGKSSGGAHSENKEEVPSTKEIMSSAKLVASAAQGENVEKAELAGAASNLLGAANHYGKLEQSGFGKYLDKAEDMLRKMAKKSDSESDTGDDKTKKSGVGDSKTKKSGAGDSKTKKSGASDGEGDEDKPKKKSEKKPAAKNDEEEGGGGGFGDILKMAKGFLKAPCMAPNKVE; this is encoded by the exons ATGGATAACGAAGACGATACTAAGTCGTCCACAAAATCATCCACAAAATCATCATCTAAAGATGCTGAAGACACTTCCAAGACATCTACAAAGCCATTATCCAAAGGCACTGATTCGGATGCTGAAGACGCATCCAAGACGTCTACAAAGTCATCGACAAAACCATCATCCAAAGGTGTTGGTTCAGATAATGAAGACGCATCCAAGACCTCTACAAAGTCATCGACAAAGCCGTCAACCAAAGGTGCCGATTCGGATGCTGCAGACGCATCCAAGACCTCTACAAAGTCATCAACAAAACCGTCATCCAAAGGTGCCGATTTAGATGCTGAAGAAGCATCTAAGACGTCTACAAAGTCATCGACAAAACCACCATCCAAAGGTGCTGCTTCGGATGCTGAAGACGCAACCAAGACATCTACAAAGTCATCGACAAAACCATTATCCAAAGGTGCCGCTTTGGATGCTGAAAACGCATCCAAGACCTCTACAAAGTCATCGACAAAGCCGTCATCCAAAAGTGCCGATTCGGAAGTTGAAGACGCATCCAAGGCGTCTACAAAGTCATCGACAAAACCATCATCCAAAGGTGCTGATTCAGATAATGAAGACGCATCCAAGACGTCTACAAAGTCATCGACAAAGCCATCATCCAAAGGTGCTGGTTCGGATAATGAAGATGGTCAAACCAAGACGTCCACAAAGTCATCGACAAAGCCATCATCCAAAGGTACTGGTTCGGATGATGAAGCCAAGACATCCACAAAGTCATCAACAAAGCCGTCATCTCAGGGTGCTAAAGATGCCGCAAAGTCAACAGCAAAGTCGTCATCCGGCGGTGGTGGTAAGGAGTCAGACAAAGTCGAAATCAGCGAGAGAAAATCAGGCAAGTCCTCAGGAGGGGCCCACTCTGAGAATAAGGAAGAGGTGCCATCGACTAAAGAGATCATGAGCAGCGCGAAGTTGGTGGCGTCGGCAGCGCAGGGGGAGAATGTGGAGAAGGCCGAGTTAGCGGGGGCTGCGAGCAACCTTCTCGGCGCGGCCAATCACTACGGCAAGCTTGAGCAATCGGGGTTTGGCAAGTATTTGGATAAGGCTGAGGATATGCTCcgtaagatggccaagaagtcTGATTCTGAGTCCGACACTGGTGACGATAAGACTAAGAAGtctggtgttggtgacagtaagACTAAGAAGTCTGGCGCCGGTGACAGTAAGACTAAGAAGTCCGGTGCTAGTGACGGTGAAGGTGATGAGGACAAgccgaaaaaaaaatcagagaagaAGCCAGCTGCCAAAAATGATGAGGAagaaggtggtggtggtgggtttggagatATCTTGAAGATGGCTAAAGGTTTCTTGAAGG cccCCTGCATGGCTCCCAACAAAGTCGAGTGA